One segment of Panicum virgatum strain AP13 chromosome 3K, P.virgatum_v5, whole genome shotgun sequence DNA contains the following:
- the LOC120700038 gene encoding uncharacterized protein LOC120700038 isoform X2, whose protein sequence is MSHFAAMKSPLPVAASAAASDTKSPLFCPKPRRPVAPLRCHQSGGYSDAGAGVDLLDLLLSKGEESGLMAASPQPPLFCGSPPRRASNPVVHDSRFGMDYPPMPVPLPVLPVVATPVPVAGPNPRPSVAPSMSPRGASCARARFAFQPAAVRVEGFDCLDRSRGGRGHGITAMA, encoded by the exons ATGAGCCACTTCGCCGCCATGAAGAGCCCCCTTCCCGtcgccgcgtccgccgccgccagcgacaCCAAGAGTCCGCTCTTCTGCCCCAAGCCCCGGCGCCCCGTGGCGCCCCTGCGGTGCCACCAGAGCGGCGGCTATtcggacgccggcgccggcgtggatctccTCGACCTCCTCCTCTCAAAG GGCGAGGAGAGCGGTCTCATGGCGGCGTCCCCTCAGCCGCCGCTGTTCtgcggctcgccgccgcggcgagcgtCAAACCCGGTGGTCCACGACAGCCGGTTCGGCATGGACTACCCGCCCATGCCCGTGCCCCTGCCGGTGCTGCCGGTGGTGGCCACCCCGGTGCCGGTGGCCGGGCCCAACCCGCGCCCGTCGGTGGCGCCGTCCATGTCGCCGCGCGGCGCGTCGTGCGCCCGCGCCCGGTTCGCGTTCCAGCCCGCCGCGGTCCGCGTCGAGGGTTTTGACTGCCTCGACcgcagccgcggcggccgtggccatGGCATCACCGCCATGGCCTAG
- the LOC120700038 gene encoding uncharacterized protein LOC120700038 isoform X1, with protein sequence MSHFAAMKSPLPVAASAAASDTKSPLFCPKPRRPVAPLRCHQSGGYSDAGAGVDLLDLLLSKQGEESGLMAASPQPPLFCGSPPRRASNPVVHDSRFGMDYPPMPVPLPVLPVVATPVPVAGPNPRPSVAPSMSPRGASCARARFAFQPAAVRVEGFDCLDRSRGGRGHGITAMA encoded by the exons ATGAGCCACTTCGCCGCCATGAAGAGCCCCCTTCCCGtcgccgcgtccgccgccgccagcgacaCCAAGAGTCCGCTCTTCTGCCCCAAGCCCCGGCGCCCCGTGGCGCCCCTGCGGTGCCACCAGAGCGGCGGCTATtcggacgccggcgccggcgtggatctccTCGACCTCCTCCTCTCAAAG CAGGGCGAGGAGAGCGGTCTCATGGCGGCGTCCCCTCAGCCGCCGCTGTTCtgcggctcgccgccgcggcgagcgtCAAACCCGGTGGTCCACGACAGCCGGTTCGGCATGGACTACCCGCCCATGCCCGTGCCCCTGCCGGTGCTGCCGGTGGTGGCCACCCCGGTGCCGGTGGCCGGGCCCAACCCGCGCCCGTCGGTGGCGCCGTCCATGTCGCCGCGCGGCGCGTCGTGCGCCCGCGCCCGGTTCGCGTTCCAGCCCGCCGCGGTCCGCGTCGAGGGTTTTGACTGCCTCGACcgcagccgcggcggccgtggccatGGCATCACCGCCATGGCCTAG